The following proteins come from a genomic window of Oncorhynchus clarkii lewisi isolate Uvic-CL-2024 chromosome 23, UVic_Ocla_1.0, whole genome shotgun sequence:
- the LOC139381126 gene encoding protein BCCIP homolog — translation MASSAKRRAVGKGENPADSEDNSSDEGLENDGDSLENDSGSEEEINEEVIVDFEAHTITHNDYNGVKKLMQQLFLKARVNTSELTDLLIQQNHIGSVIRQAEVPEDSDDDEDPADEVFGFISMLNLTERKGVQCVEEVKDLILGQCEKSCPHSVTDDLEKVLNDTTKPVGLLLSERFINVPPQIALPLHKQLQEELAEAQSSNKPSGKCHYCLMISKTYKDPSKTVAARGAPPKDELTFVNAEEEFFYEQATMKFHYSVQEETDSVLSGRWSFDDVPMKPQRTVMLIPADRMSAVMDKLKEYLTV, via the exons ATGGCTTCTTCAGCGAAAAGACGAGCAGTTGGAAAAGGAGAAAATCCCGCTGATAGTGAGGATAACAGCTCTGATGAAGGATTGGAAAACGACGGTGATTCATTAGAGAATGACAGCGGATCAGAAGAGGAGATCAATGAG GAGGTCATTGTAGACTTTGAGGCCCATACCATTACTCACAATGACTACAACGGGGTCAAGAAACTCATGCAACAGCTGTTTCTGAAGGCTCGTGTCAATACATCCGAGTTGACCGATCTCCTCATCCAGCAGAATCATATTGGAAGCGTCATCAGG CAAGCAGAGGTGCCAGAGGACAGCGATGATGACGAGGATCCAGCTGATGAGGTGTTTGGTTTCATCAGCATGCTCAACCTCACTGAGAGAAAG GGTGTCCAGTGTGTGGAGGAGGTAAAGGATCTGATCCTGGGTCAGTGTGAGAAGAGTTGTCCCCATAGTGTGACAGACGATCTGGAGAAGGTCCTGAACGACACCACTAAGCCTGTGGGACTGCTGCTCAGCGAGAGGTTCATCAACGTGCCCCCACAGATCGCCCTGCCTCTCCACAAACAGTTACA GGAGGAGTTGGCAGAAGCCCAGAGCAGCAACAAGCCCAGTGGGAAGTGTCATTACTGCCTGATGATCAGTAAGACCTATAAGGATCCCTCCAAGACGGTCGCTGCCCGAGGAGCCCCGCCGAAGGACGAGCTCACCTTCGTCAACGCAGAGGAGGAGTTCTTCTATGAg CAAGCCACCATGAAGTTCCACTACTCGGTGCAGGAGGAGACGGACAGCGTCCTGAGCGGGCGGTGGTCCTTCGACGACGTCCCCATGAAGCCGCAGCGTACCGTGATGCTCATCCCGGCAGACAGGATGTCAGCCGTCATGGACAAGCTCAAAGAATACCTGACCGTGTGA
- the LOC139381960 gene encoding uroporphyrinogen-III synthase, translating to MYDGVVPVPANIQQLLTAIEEEWDNIPTFQLYLKEMSRRMRQTMLTRPTFWLDIGEDANILPLLFPCGSIKREVLPTALRENGVPLDTLMVYQTAPHPDLEKNLKNHFTEQGVPASIAFFSPSGVKFCLETVRRLSGEQLVQIKFAAIGPTTAEAMTAEGLSVSCSADKPTAEHLAAGIAKALQ from the exons ATGTACGACGGGGtggttccagttcccgccaatatccagcaacttctcacagccattgaagaggagtgggacaacattccaacaTTTCAACTCTATTTGAAGGAGATGTCGCGCCGCATGAGGCAAacgatg TTAACTAGACCTACATTCTGGCTTGATATAGGAGAGGATGCCAATATATTACCACTTCTCTTCCCCTGTGGTTCCATTAAAAGAGAAGTTTTACCTACTGCTTTGAGGGAAAACG GAGTTCCTCTAGACACACTGATGGTTTATCAGACAGCTCCACATCCAGACCTGGAGAAGAACCTGAAGAACCATTTTACAGAGCAG GGTGTTCCAGCCAGCATTGCTTTCTTCAGCCCGTCGGGAGTCAAGTTCTGTTTGGAAACGGTGAGGAGACTGTCAGGTGAACAACTTGTGCAGATAAAG TTTGCGGCCATAGGACCCACCACAGCAGAGGCCATGACGGCAGAGGGGCTCTCGGTCAGCTGCTCAGCAGACAAACCTACAGCTGAGCACCTAGCCGCAGGGATAGCAAAGGCTCTACAGTGA